A stretch of the Balearica regulorum gibbericeps isolate bBalReg1 chromosome 15, bBalReg1.pri, whole genome shotgun sequence genome encodes the following:
- the LOC142604031 gene encoding large ribosomal subunit protein mL38-like has product MPNEDIDVSNLEALEKYRSFTRYFKLAEKERLLVWVCWVFAFFTYVIFSPLSEEPKTDISLLRDKLPRAKEIKERKKMLRENRQNAEMERAARLRTVLIPLGEVRAEWEKTSGPFHKQRVAEHCGIFRDLFKGATFTPWVTLRVEYSQEDEDLVPVYDGNMVTPSEASSPPAVSYEADEGSLWTLWLTNPDGHLRDANSEYLHWLVTNIPGNDIKSGKEICHYVPPFPAMGTGYHRFVFLLFKQDCPIDFSEDVGPVVTEIRE; this is encoded by the exons ATGCCCAACGAAGATATTGACGTCAGCAACTTGGAAGCGCTGGAAAAATACCGCAGTTTCACTCGCTACTTCAAGCTGGCGGAAAAGGAGA GGCTCTTGGTTTGGGTATGTTGGGTATTTGCGTTTTTTACATACGTGATTTTTTCACCCCTCTCTGAAGAGCCAAAGACAGACATCAGCTTACTGCGCGATAAGCTGCCACGGGCAAAGGaaatcaaggaaagaaaaaagatgctgaGAGAGAACCGCCAGAATGCCGAGATGGAAAGAGCAGCACGGCTCCGGACTG tgctgATCCCCCTTGGTGAAGTCAGAGCTGAGTGGGAGAAGACCAGCGGCCCATTCCACAAGCAGCGTGTGGCGGAGCACTGCGGGATATTTCGTGACTTGTTCAAGGGGGCCACGTTCACCCCCTGGGTTACCTTGAGGGTGGAGTACAGCCAAGAGGATGAAGACCTCGTGCCGGTCTACGATGGGAACATGGTGACTCCATCAGAG GCTTCCAGTCCCCCTGCAGTGTCATATGAGGCAGATGAAGGCTCTCTCTGGACTTTGTGGCTGACAAATCCAG ATGGGCATTTACGAGACGCGAACTCGGAGTACCTCCACTGGCTGGT GACGAACATCCCAGGCAACGACATCAAGTCGGGCAAGGAGATCTGTCATTACGtgccccccttccctgccatggGAACCGGCTACCATCGCTTCgtctttctcctcttcaagCAAGACTGCCCCATAGATTTCAGCGAGGATGTTGGGCCcgttgtcaccgaaatccgggaataa
- the LOC142604029 gene encoding fas-binding factor 1 homolog — protein MKHTELEIPVGLIICAKGSLQPPKGDAAALQGTGCRQYRDRECCGQGVRAAAGFRTRRVLAGDAGDKSQSALARLCDKEEPCLSEKPICLCVPNREKLRPARSKLDELLGRGSVAKILEQPGMGERREFKLEKKYQNQPEKEEGWDEDNFVFGAYQPTVASTPEGRLRRRQSVSRFSAENSSEPKPEPRSKPPPASRSPVRTSKAASDWLGLKDEDLIDSEPLSPAKASPAGSYPSRAAAGQPGPVSQVPAVEEAAAKPSPVDEENWLSAALSRKKAQAQAKAQERSAKPPEAAGEGLDPCSPVSQPATSTGAPQQAAALQDKAASTDGTRQPVPWLSTTKRASAHPSEAAKGDPSRDASTLVPVALFPGEQETQGLAPLAPVTTPRAHLQAAPQLQAESPALGLLHERRLGAPTAQLYEDATGCRAALLGAQARVAELESQVRTLELERTQHKLLLESLQQRHQEDLDLLESAHRSRVKVVEETYGQREERLRREKEQLAAQLLSQSRDAEQARTELMEQHQQRLAMLEQQSALELERLRELQRVSVQEMRKDHEEQLQRLKRLKDQEIDAVTSAASHTRSLNGVIEQMEKFSSNLHDLSHKVEAMHHTTSQELAMGARQRDKQLKVLQDRLSQQQRDMEEERSRLQEVIAKMEARLGEQARLLEQERWRATAEQAKAESLQHLLEEQWRIMTQQLSMERAELERAKSALLEEQKSVMQKCSEERRKLAAEWAEFHARQQLSKERMERDMDRALQMDSQREGTIVSRAKEQAELEIRGRELKAKEEQLARDRELLEEAWQELRLEKEKVNGAALRVRQREEEMKSMTKVSRASALRFTAVRGLAAKPRFPKVMDPNPVLGGE, from the exons ATGAAACACACAGAGCTTGAAATCCCCGTGGGGCTGATTATTTGTGCcaaaggcagcctgcagcctccGAAG ggggaTGCTGCGGCGCTCCAGGGAACGGGATGCCGCCAGTACCGGGACCGGGagtgctgcgggcagggggtgCGGGCTGCTGCGGGGTTCAGGACGCGGCGGGTGCTGGCCGGGGATGCTGGCG ACAAGAGCCAGAGCGCCCTGGCAAGGCTGTGTGACAAGGAAGAGCCCTGCCTCTCGGAGAAACCCATCTGCCTCTGTGTCCCCAACAGGGAGAAGCTCCGGCCAGCCCGCTCCAAGCTGGACGAGTTGTTGGGACGAGGCTCCGTGGCCAAAATCCTGGAGCAGCCAGGCATGGGAGAGCGCAGGGAGTTCAAACTGGAGAAGAAGTACCAAAACCAGCCAG aaaaggaagagggtTGGGACGAGGACAATTTTGTCTTTGGAGCATACCAGCCCACGGTGGCCTCCACACCCGAGGGCCGGCTGAGGAGAAGGCAGTCTGTGAG CAGGTTTTCAGCCGAGAACAGCAGCGAGCCGAAACCAGAGCCACGCTCCAAACCTCCTCCAGCGAGCAGGAGCCCCGTGCGGACCAGCAAGGCTGCCAGTGACTGGCTGGGTTTGAAAGATGAGGATTTGATAGATTCGGAGCCACTGTCTCCAGCAAAGGCCAGTCCTGCAGGGAGCTACCCCAGCCGTGCCGCAGCTGGGCAGCCTGGCCCCGTCAGCCAGGTCCCGGCcgtggaggaggcagcagctaaACCCAGCCCGGTGGACGAGGAGAACTGGCTGAGCGCTGCCTTGTCTCGCAAGAAAGCCCAAGCGCAGGCGAAGGCCCAGGAGAGAAGTGCCAAGCCCCCTGAGGCCGCAGGTGAAGGGCTGGATCCCTGCTCTCCCGTCAG ccagccagccacctCCACAGGAGCAccgcagcaggcagctgccctgcagGACAAGGCAGCGAGCACAGATGGCACCAG GCAGCCAGTCCCCTGGCTCAGCACCACGAAACGAGCCTCAGCTCACCCGTCGGAGGCTGCGAAGGGGGATCCCTCCAGAGACGCCAGCACCCTGG TCCCCGTAGCCTTGTTCCCAGGAGAGCAGGAGACACAGGGCCTTGCCCCGCTTGCTCCG GTTACCACACCCAGGGCGCATCTCCAggctgccccacagctgcag GCAGagtccccagccctgggcttgCTGCACGAGAGGAGGCTGGGGGCTCCCACGGCCCAGCTCTACGAGGATGCAACGGGCTGTCGGGCAGCGCTGCTTGGTGCCCAGGCCCGTgtagcagagctggagagccaG GTCCGGACGCTGGAGCTGGAGCGGACGCAGCACAAACTGTTGCTGGAGAGTCTCCAGCAGCGGCACCAGGAGGACCTGGATCTCCTCGAGAGTGCCCACAG GAGCCGAGTGAAGGTGGTGGAGGAGACCTATGGGCAGCGGGAGGAGAGGCTGCGGCgggagaaggagcagctggcagctcagctgctgtcGCAGAGCCGGGATGCCGAGCAGGCGCGGACAGAGCTGATGGAGCAACACCAGCAGCGActggccatgctggagcagcagagcgCGCTGGAGCTGGAGCGGCTGCGAGAGCTGCAAAG GGTGTCTGTCCAGGAGATGCGCAAAGACCATGAAGAGCAGCTCCAGCGGCTGAAGCGGCTCAAAGACCAGGAGATCGATGCGGTGACCAGCGCCGCTTCGCACACCAG ATCTCTGAATGGTGTCATTGAGCAGATGGAGAAGTTCTCCAGCAACCTGCACGACCTCTCACACAAGGTGGAGGCCATGCACCACACCACCTCTCAGGAGTTGGCCATGGGGGCACGGCAGCGGGACAAGCAGCTCAAGG TGCTCCAGGACAGGctgtcacagcagcagagggacaTGGAGGAGGAGCGGAGCAGACTCCAGGAGGTGATTGCCAAaatggaggccaggctgggTGAGCAGGCTcggctgctggagcag GAGCGATGGAGGGCGACAGCAGAACAAGCCAAAGCGGAATCGCTGCAGCACTTGTTGGAGGAGCAGTGGCGAATCATGACCCAGCAGCTCTCCATGGAgcgagcagagctggagagggcgAAG AGTGctttgctggaggagcagaagtCAGTGATGCAGAAGTGCTCGGAGGAGCGACGGAAGCTGGCGGCCGAGTGGGCTGAATTTCACGCCCGGCAGCAGTTGAGCAAGGAGCGGATGGAGCGTGACATGGACCGAGCTTTGCAGATGGACTCCCAGAGAGAGGGCACCATCGTGAGCCGGGCCAAG GAGCAGGCAGAGTTGGAGATCCGGGGCCGCGAGCTGAAAGCCAAGGAGGAGCAGCTGGCGAGGgacagggagctgctggaggaggcctggcaggagctgaggctggagaaggagaaggtgaacGGGGCCGCGCTGCGCGTCCGGCAGCGAGAGGAGGAGATGAAAAGTATGACCAAGGTAAGCAGAGCATCTGCACTGCGGTTCACAGCTGTACGTGGGCTGGCAGCAAAGCCGAGGTTCCCCAAAGTCATGGATCCTAATCCTGTCCTGGGAGGGGAATAG
- the LOC142604028 gene encoding large ribosomal subunit protein mL38-like, with translation MPNEDIDVSNLEALEKYRSFTRYFKLAEKESRKQRWYFTYVIFSPLSEEPKTDISLLRDKLPRAEEIKERKKMLRENRQNAEMERAARLRTVLIPLGEVRAEWEKTSGPFHKQRVAEHCGIFRDLFKGATFTPWVTLRVEYSQEDEDLVPVYDGNMVTPSEASSPPAVSYEADEGSLWTLWLTNPDGHLRDANSEYLHWLVTNIPGNDIKSGKEICHYVPPFPAMGTGCHRFVFLLFKQDCPIDFSEDVGPVVTEIRE, from the exons ATGCCCAACGAAGATATTGACGTCAGCAACTTGGAAGCGCTGGAAAAATACCGCAGTTTCACTCGCTACTTCAAGCTGGCGGAAAAGGAGAGCAGGAAGCAGAGGTGGTA TTTTACATACGTGATTTTTTCACCCCTCTCTGAAGAGCCAAAGACAGACATCAGCTTACTGCGTGATAAGCTGCCACGGGCAGAGGaaatcaaggaaagaaaaaagatgctgaGAGAGAACCGCCAGAATGCCGAGATGGAAAGAGCAGCACGGCTCCGGACTG tgctgATCCCCCTTGGTGAAGTCAGAGCTGAGTGGGAGAAGACCAGCGGCCCATTCCACAAGCAGCGTGTGGCGGAGCACTGCGGGATATTTCGTGACTTGTTCAAGGGGGCCACGTTCACCCCCTGGGTTACCTTGAGGGTGGAGTACAGCCAAGAGGATGAAGACCTCGTGCCGGTCTACGATGGGAACATGGTGACTCCATCAGAG GCTTCCAGTCCCCCTGCAGTGTCATATGAGGCAGATGAAGGCTCTCTCTGGACTTTGTGGCTGACAAATCCAG ATGGGCATTTACGAGACGCGAACTCGGAGTACCTCCACTGGCTGGT GACGAACATCCCAGGCAACGACATCAAGTCGGGCAAGGAGATCTGTCATTACGtgccccccttccctgccatggGAACCGGCTGCCATCGCTTCgtctttctcctcttcaagCAAGACTGCCCCATAGATTTCAGCGAGGATGTTGGGCCcgttgtcaccgaaatccgggaataa